GAGTAGGTCCGATTTCGTCGGCTATGCATGAATATCCGACCATTTCAGTCCGAACTTTGCCAGATACTTTTGCAGGCGGCTGGAGTCGTTACTGGACGATTTCTGTAATCGGCTGACATTGAAGAGCACGCGTCCGGCAGCGGCCAGCGATTGATGCTGACGGCAAACCTGCAGTACATAGCTCAGCTGCTGCTGATCAAAGTCGTCTAAGGATTGTGCCGTTTCCGGCGGCAAAAATTGCGTCACGATATGTTGATCTGCCGGGACATCTTGCTGCCAGTGGGATGCAAGACGGGTGATTTCTTCACGCACATCTTCCACAGCAATTCGAGAAGCGTCGGCCAGCGTACATAAACGGGTAATGGCTGCAGTTAAATCCCGGAAATTTCCCCGCCAGAGGGCATGTGGCGATTGTGCAAATCGCAGAAATTCAGTTCTTGCTTCCTTGCTGAACTGTACGCGCTTTCCGTTTTTTCGGGTAAAGCGTTCCAGTTCAAAGTCGAGGTTCGCCGGAATATCTTCGCGGCGATCTTTCAGTGCCGGGAGTGAATAGGTCCATAAGTTTATCCGGGCCAACAAGTCCTCACGGAATTCCCCGGTACGAATCTGTTGTTGCAGATCCCGATTGGTTCCGGCAATGAGCTGAAAGTGGCTGGTCACCGTTTGATCACTGCCCACAGGATGAAAGGTTTTGTTTTCGATAGCGTGGAGCAGCATGGCCTGTTCTTCCAGCCCCAGTTCTCCGATTTCATCCAGAAACAGTACACCATTGTTGGCTGTTTTCAGGAAGCCATCCCGGGCAGCCAAAGCTCCCGTAAACGCACCTTTGGTATGGCCAAACAATGCGGCCATCGCATTTTCGCCTTTTAAGGTGGCACAATTGACGGAGACTAGCGCACCTTCTACCGTGCCACGCATTTTTTTGAGCTGGTAGATTCTGGAAGCGAGCTGTGATTTACCTGCCCCCGTTGGTCCAGTCAGCAGGATGGGCTCTGGTGACCGTATGGCGACTTTTTCGATTTGGTTGATTAGTCGGTTGAAAGGTTCATTTTTGGTTGCGATACCCGCTTTCAGGAACTGACTGCCTTCTTGATGTTCGATATCGAATCGATTCGCGAGCTGATCATATCTGGATAAATCCAAATCAATGAGTTGCACTTGCCCGACAGATTTTATCGGATTGCGGCTATCGGGAGATGACTGGATGAGTTTGCCCGGAAAGTGACGGCTCTCGGTCAGCAGGTAACTGCAAATCTGAACGACATGCGTCCCCGTGGTGATGTGAAAGACATAATCACATTGATCCGTGTTGAAGTCTTGTTGTTTGCACCAGTCGAATAACTTGGCGTACACCTCCTCGAAATCCCATGGATCATGAAAGTTGAGGGTGTGTAACTCGACGTTGGTTTCCGGAGATATGGTCCCGATATCATCACGAATCTGATTTGCTAACCAGACACTTCGGTTGTCATGCATCAGGTGAAGCTGATCAATTTTCAGATCCTGCTGACTGCAAAGACTGACATTCGGGCGCCATTTTTGCCATCGGTCGACGCGTTTCCCGTAAAAGTCCAGCTTAGTACCCAGCAGACTGACTGCGACCCGCTTCTTCATGATGAACCTATCCAAATAGATAAATTGATATCTGATTATATTGCTTTTTCTGTGTTCGTCCGTCCAGCAGGAAATATGATCTTCTGCATTCAAATATTTTTTATTGAATTAAAACAAGTGGTTAAAATTTTTCCTTCGTGTGGTTCGAAGGTTGGCACACCAATTGAATTATCTGGTCTGTGATTTGATGGTTGTGATTCTGAGTCACGCCGGTGCGCCAAGCGATGCAAACGCGTATACCCGTCACACAAGCTTTTAAGTAGCTCAGCAGGTAGAGCAGCGAAGGATTTTTCGTGGGTCATGGGTTCGATTCCCATCTTAAAAACAGGATAGCTCATCGGTAGAGCAGCAATTTCATAGATTGCGTGTTGCGGGTTCGATTCCCGCTCCTACAAATACAGATAAAAAACACAACCGCGAACAATCGTGACTGACCGCTGTCGGCAAGCCGGCGGAAACCAAACGGATGTCAGCAAGCAGGATGCTCCCTGATTTCCCGGGTTTTTCGTCCACGGGTCACCAAGTGAGTCACCTTGTTCGCACTTCAAGCCTTCAATTATCAGCAAGGATGAGAACCATGATGTACAGAAAAAAATTAATCATTGCAGAGAACCAACGCGTTTTCGTTTTTAAAGATCAACGATTTGAAGCCATCTTAACGGCAGGAAATTACTTGTTTTGGGATTTCAAGCAAGCGTTGAGTTTTCTGACTTTCGATATCAACAAAAACTTTGTAGCAGATGAAAACGTAATCCGATTGTTCCATAAACATGACGCGATCGCCGAGCACATCATGCATTGGAAACTGGCTGGGTCTGAAGTGGGTCTGCTGTACTTGAACGACATGCTGCAAGGCATCGTTGCTCCCGGTGAGCACTTGTATGTGTGGAAAGATGCCGGTGAGTTTCGTCTGGATACCATTGATATTTCGCAGTCAGCTGCGCTTGAAGACAGCTTGTTGCAAGTGATGAAACGTGCGGGGGTGAATGCTTCCACCCGACTGATCCGCAGTAAAAATACCACTGCGGTCAAACCGGTCGCGGATATCTATATCGATAAGCAGCATATCGGATTGTTGTATCTCGACGGCAAGCTGGAAAAAACGCTCGGGCCGGGTCAATACGGTTTCTGGCAACTGAACCGTCAGGTTGACGTGAAAATTTATGACCAGCGAAGCTTGTTGTTAGACATTAGTGGTCAGGAAATTCTGAGCAAAGATCGGGTCAGTCTGCGTATCAACCTGAGTGCCAGCATTCGAATTGTGGATCCTGTATTGGCCGCAAGCCTTGTCGACAAGGTGGAAGACTATGTCTATAAAACCTTGCAACTGGCTTTACGTGAGGCTGTGGGAACGCAAACTCTGGATGATCTCCTCAACGATAAGCTATATGTCAACGAGACAGTCAGAGCGTTAGTGGCCGACTCACTGCAAGCGGTTGGCGTGACACTGGATAGTGTCGGGATGAAAGACATCATTTTACCCGGCGAGATGAAAGCCATCCTGAACCAGGTCGTGGAAGCGCAAAAGGCAGCAGAAGCGAATGTGATCAAGCGCCGTGAAGAAACAGCAGCAACCCGAAGCCTCCATAACACCGCAAAAGTGATGGAAAACAACCCGACTTTACTGCGACTCAAAGAGCTTGAAGCCCTTGAGAAAGTTGCAGAAAAAATCGACAGCCTGACGGTGCATAACGGCCTGGAAGGCTTAATGAAAGGTGTGGTGAAAATACCGTGTGTTTAACGCAGGTTTCGCCGAAAGTCAGCATGAATTGAAACCGGGGCGTTGAATGCAGCCCCGGTTTGTTGCTCGCTCAGAGCAGAAGGAATAAAACAATGAGCCACGAAAAGAGACATGAAAAACAGTACGAAACCCTGGCAAGTACAGGCCATGTGCCAATCCACGCCTGGACCCGGGGCGTGCCTTTTGACGCCAAAGCACAAGCGCAGCTCAAGAACATCGCTGCGATGGATATCGTGCATCACCATATTGCGGTGATGCCAGATGTCCACTTGGGTAAAGGGGCCACGATTGGCAGTGTGATTCCATCTGTGAACGCGGTGATCCCAGCGGCAGTGGGGGTGGATATCGGCTGCGGTATGGTGGCGGCCAAAACCAGCCTGAAGGCCAGTGACTTGCCCGATAACCTGAAAGGAGTGCGCAGTGCTTTTGAAGCTGCGGTTCCTCATGGCCGCACGTCAGGACGCGGACGAAAAGATGTTGGTGCGTGGGACAAAATTCCCGATCTGGTCGCCGGTGAATGGCTGACTCTGCAACGCCGGTTTGAACGCATCTGTGATAAACATCCGGCGATCCGCAAAACCAACAACATTCATCATCTCGGCACCATGGGGACAGGAAACCACTTTCTGGAGCTGTGTTTGGATGAGTACGATAGCGTTTGGATCATGCTTCACTCCGGCAGCCGGGGCGTTGGCAACCGAATCGGAACTTACTTCATCGAACTGGCGAAGAAAGAAATGACCCGGCACCAGATCCACCTGCCGGATCAGGATTTAGCCTACCTGAAAGAAGGCAGCCAGTACTTTGATGACTATGTCGAAGCGGTCGAATGGGCGCAGGATTACGCTCGCAAAAACCGGGAAATTATGATGATGAACGCCATTTCTGCATTGAAGCAGGCGCTGGGTGTCCATTTTTCGGCGGCTGAAATGGCCGTGAACTGTCATCATAACTACGTCTCGCGGGAACATCATTTCGGCAAAGATTGCTTTGTTACCCGAAAAGGTGCCGTGAGCGCTCAGAAAGGGGAGCTAGGGATCATTCCCGGCAGTATGGGCGCGAAATCCTTCATTGTTCGCGGGCTGGGCAATCCCGACAGCTTCAACAGTTGCAGCCACGGCGCAGGCCGCGTGATGTCCCGGACACAAGCCAAGAAGGTGTACAACATCGCCGATCAGGTCGCGGCCACTCAAGGTGTGGAATGCCGCAAAGATGCCAGCGTGATCGATGAAATTCCCATGGCTTACAAAGATATCGAGAGCGTGATGGCCGCCCAGAAAGATCTGGTCGAAGTGGTGCATACCCTCAAGCAGATCGTCTGCGTGAAAGGCTAGGAAAAACAAAGCTGTGGTATGGATTTGCTGTCACAAATCACATTGTGACAGCAAAAACTATCGGCGCGCTAAAAAGACTCTTGAGATAGGTTTAAAATATGCAGCGTTAAATGAAGATGCAATTTATTCAACAAACTCTCTCTTTCCCTAACATAATCTACAAAATCCCGCGACCAACTATATTTGCAGCAATTGCGTCAAGGTAGTGCTGAAGAAGCGAGCGTGGGCAAGTTACATATATATCTAATGTTAATATTATCAACACTAAGATGATTTCGTTTCAATCATCAAGCGCAGAATGTTGCTTGCATTCTTGCTTGAATTTATATCATTGAAAACAAATGATTTATTTGCAAGGCACAGGATTAATTATCTTCAAATACACAAATAAACAGTAATAAGCTCTGAATTATTCGTATTTTATTCTGTAATGATGAAAGTGAGAGGACGACATCAAAATAGGTTATATCTTGAATTTTTTTGCGGGTCCAGGTCACAAAAATCAAATGATATGCATTGATTTGTATATTGAGTGGTGTGAATAATTTGTTACTCGAATTGGTTCGGGGATTAACAAAGGAAGAAACATGAAAAAATTAGATGAAAAGAAAGTTTTCTCACTGAGAAAGAAAAGTACACCATGTTTGAAAAATGTGAGTAATTAACATGTAGCTGCCGCACCTCGTGCGGCTTTTTATAATGTAATATTTTGAATTTTTTATGTATCTGTTGATATGTTTTTTAATGTTACTTTCCGAGAATAACAAATTAATTTAATTTTTATACTACATCTGTTTAATGCGAATTTTTAAATTTTATTGCTAATTTTGTTTATTTTCTATTAGGACAATGTTGGATGAGATATTGATATGAGTATCTTAATATGAATATATTTAATTTTTTGATTTCTAGTGCAATGAGCCTTCTTGCCTTCAGAAGCTTTAGTATAATATTTGTCTGGTCTATTGCAACAATGGAAGGTGGAAGTAATAGTATCATATTAGGTAGCATCATTGCGCTGATGTGGCTAATTAACTTAGTAAGCCTACCACTATCGGGTGATTTACTCGATAGGAATAAAAAGAAAAAAATATTAGTTTTTAGTTCGGTTTTATCTGTCATCACAATCAATTTGTATTATGTTTTTTTCTATCACTTAGAAGTTTCTTTTGTTTATCTCGCAATAGTTGCATCAATTCTTGCTACAACAAACTCTATTGTAACCAGCAGCATTAATAGTACAATCCCGTTTTTAACAGAGAAAGAAAACTATACTAAGTATATTGGGATTGCAGCCTCATTGAATTCTGTACAAGCGATTGCAGGGGCTATACTCGGTGGTGGTGGTGTTGCTCTCATAGGATCGCAGTGGTCTATCATTATTGTATCTGCATTTTATATAATCTCACTTTTTCTTCTTTTTCTTGTGAAAATTAGAGGGGAAAATATAGATAGAACAGAATGTCAAAACTTTTTGAAAAGTGCTAGTGTTGGATTTAGGATATTATTTAAAATTAATAATGAAAAAATAACTTGCTATATCGCGATGGTGACAAATTTCATATTGACACCAATGATGGTTGTTATTTTACCTCTGTATGTGGCAAATAATTATCATGATATCAAACCGCTTGCTTATTTTGAAGTTTCGTTTGCTATTGGTATGGGAATGGGCGGGGTTATTCTATCAAAAATTGACTTTAATACGCATAAAAGGCTGAAGCCTGCGGTAATTGGTAATATGCTTATTGGAATTGGGATTATATTATTTTCAATACTAGAGCTATTCTATTTTAAAGTGTTCTCAATGATTATATCTGGTTTTGGCCTTTCATTTATTAATATTGCAACAAATAGTGTAAGGTCGTTTGCTGTACCAAATGAATTTCGGGCCAGGCTTGAAAGCGCAATTTTCTTCCTTTGTGTCGTGACGATACCTATCGGAAGTCAATCCTTTGGATATCTCATACAATATTTTGGTCATGAAATCATGAACACATTGTTATTTGTTATGGGCGCTATTGTAGCTCTTAGTTCATTTACATTTTTCATATCAAAACATACTAGAGAAATTCTATTAAAATCAAATGATCAATTAGATCAGATTTATATAAAAAAATACCCAAGTGCATTTAAAGGATAAAGTATGGATATTTCATCTTTAGACTGGGCTATTCCTAGTTTTCAACAAGCAAGAGAACTTAAATTAATAAACACTCGTGAATTATTTGAAAGCATTGAACATGTTATCGAAGCGAGTGATTATGATAAAAGTATTAAGGTCCATTCGGATGCATATTTAAATAATTTGTCATGCTACTCGAGTGTTGAGATTTTCATCATACATGAAGAATTAATTAATCATGCATATAATCAAAATAAACAAAAATGCCATGATGTATTAGACGCACTGTTTTTACATCTTGATACTAAAAAAATAAAGAATAATCTTGATATAAAATATTTTGGCAATGCTTTTGATCAAAATATTGACCATTATTTCAATAATATTATGAGCAGTTCTCATAAAGAGTCTTATGAAGATAAATATAGGAATCAAAGAC
The Photobacterium sp. GJ3 DNA segment above includes these coding regions:
- the rtcR gene encoding RNA repair transcriptional activator RtcR — protein: MKKRVAVSLLGTKLDFYGKRVDRWQKWRPNVSLCSQQDLKIDQLHLMHDNRSVWLANQIRDDIGTISPETNVELHTLNFHDPWDFEEVYAKLFDWCKQQDFNTDQCDYVFHITTGTHVVQICSYLLTESRHFPGKLIQSSPDSRNPIKSVGQVQLIDLDLSRYDQLANRFDIEHQEGSQFLKAGIATKNEPFNRLINQIEKVAIRSPEPILLTGPTGAGKSQLASRIYQLKKMRGTVEGALVSVNCATLKGENAMAALFGHTKGAFTGALAARDGFLKTANNGVLFLDEIGELGLEEQAMLLHAIENKTFHPVGSDQTVTSHFQLIAGTNRDLQQQIRTGEFREDLLARINLWTYSLPALKDRREDIPANLDFELERFTRKNGKRVQFSKEARTEFLRFAQSPHALWRGNFRDLTAAITRLCTLADASRIAVEDVREEITRLASHWQQDVPADQHIVTQFLPPETAQSLDDFDQQQLSYVLQVCRQHQSLAAAGRVLFNVSRLQKSSSNDSSRLQKYLAKFGLKWSDIHA
- a CDS encoding slipin family protein, whose product is MMYRKKLIIAENQRVFVFKDQRFEAILTAGNYLFWDFKQALSFLTFDINKNFVADENVIRLFHKHDAIAEHIMHWKLAGSEVGLLYLNDMLQGIVAPGEHLYVWKDAGEFRLDTIDISQSAALEDSLLQVMKRAGVNASTRLIRSKNTTAVKPVADIYIDKQHIGLLYLDGKLEKTLGPGQYGFWQLNRQVDVKIYDQRSLLLDISGQEILSKDRVSLRINLSASIRIVDPVLAASLVDKVEDYVYKTLQLALREAVGTQTLDDLLNDKLYVNETVRALVADSLQAVGVTLDSVGMKDIILPGEMKAILNQVVEAQKAAEANVIKRREETAATRSLHNTAKVMENNPTLLRLKELEALEKVAEKIDSLTVHNGLEGLMKGVVKIPCV
- a CDS encoding RtcB family protein; this translates as MSHEKRHEKQYETLASTGHVPIHAWTRGVPFDAKAQAQLKNIAAMDIVHHHIAVMPDVHLGKGATIGSVIPSVNAVIPAAVGVDIGCGMVAAKTSLKASDLPDNLKGVRSAFEAAVPHGRTSGRGRKDVGAWDKIPDLVAGEWLTLQRRFERICDKHPAIRKTNNIHHLGTMGTGNHFLELCLDEYDSVWIMLHSGSRGVGNRIGTYFIELAKKEMTRHQIHLPDQDLAYLKEGSQYFDDYVEAVEWAQDYARKNREIMMMNAISALKQALGVHFSAAEMAVNCHHNYVSREHHFGKDCFVTRKGAVSAQKGELGIIPGSMGAKSFIVRGLGNPDSFNSCSHGAGRVMSRTQAKKVYNIADQVAATQGVECRKDASVIDEIPMAYKDIESVMAAQKDLVEVVHTLKQIVCVKG
- a CDS encoding MFS transporter, with amino-acid sequence MNIFNFLISSAMSLLAFRSFSIIFVWSIATMEGGSNSIILGSIIALMWLINLVSLPLSGDLLDRNKKKKILVFSSVLSVITINLYYVFFYHLEVSFVYLAIVASILATTNSIVTSSINSTIPFLTEKENYTKYIGIAASLNSVQAIAGAILGGGGVALIGSQWSIIIVSAFYIISLFLLFLVKIRGENIDRTECQNFLKSASVGFRILFKINNEKITCYIAMVTNFILTPMMVVILPLYVANNYHDIKPLAYFEVSFAIGMGMGGVILSKIDFNTHKRLKPAVIGNMLIGIGIILFSILELFYFKVFSMIISGFGLSFINIATNSVRSFAVPNEFRARLESAIFFLCVVTIPIGSQSFGYLIQYFGHEIMNTLLFVMGAIVALSSFTFFISKHTREILLKSNDQLDQIYIKKYPSAFKG